The Rhizobium rhododendri nucleotide sequence GTCGATCCAGGCTGGAGCGACGGCATTGCAGAAGGCCAATGGCGGTCTCGGCGTCCTCCTCGGCGGCGTCCCGGGCGTGCTGCCGGGCAAGGTCACCGTCATCGGCGGCGGTGTGGTCGGGCTGCACGCTGCACGCATGGCTGTAGGCCTCGGTGCTGACGTCACCATCCTCGATCGCTCCCTGCCGCGCCTGCGCCAGCTTGACGACCTCTTTGCCGGCCGGGTGCACACCCGCTATTCCAGCATTCAGGCGCTCGAAGACGAAGTCTTCTCGGCCGACCTGGTCATCGGCGCCGTTCTGATCCCCGGTGCTGCTGCGCCAAAGCTTGTGACGCGGGAGATGCTGACCGGCATGAAGAAGGGTGCCGTCATCGTCGATGTCGCCATCGACCAGGGCGGTTGCTTCGAAACCTCCCATGCAACGACGCATTCCGATCCGACCTATGTCGTCGAAGGCGTCGTGCATTATTGCGTCGCCAACATGCCGGGTGCCGTGCCCGTGACCTCCGCCCATGCGCTGAACAACGCCACGCTCCACCATGGCCTGGCGCTTGCCGATCGCGGCCTTCGCGCCATCGCCGAAGACCGCCATCTGCGCAACGGTCTCAACGTCCACAAGGGCCGCATCGTCAATGCAGCGGTTGCCGAAGCACTCGGCTATGAAGCCGTTGCGCCGGAAAGCATCCTGAACGTTGCCTGACCGCAAGGCCAACTGTTAGATGAAGGCGCCGGGCTCCCCGTGGACCGGCGCCTTTTGCTTGTCTATGCGGCACTGGTAGCAGTTGTTGCGCGCCGATCGAACGTGGACATAAGCTATTTCCGGCCGCGCCAGCAGCGTTTCGGCATAGGCGGGAATGTCGTCGGTGGTCGTGACGGCGCCCGTGCCGTAGACGATGCGATTGCTGTCGCTGTATCCCCGCACGATGAAGTCGCGGGTGCCGGACAGAACGGGCGGCAGGACCTCCTCTGCCGCATAGCGCTGGCAAGGCACCTTGTGCAGAAAGACCGGGCCGGTTTCGGCGTACGGCTGCAGCTCCGGAAAGGGCCGATAGGCAAAGACCAGAAACGCGTCCCCGGCATCGATATTGCGGAGGCAATGCCGGCAGGGATTGCCCGGACCGTCGGAGATCGTGGTTTCCGGCAGCCTCCCGTAGGCATCGGCGGCTCCGCTCCAGAGAGCTTCGGCATCGGCATAGGGCATGGCGGCGAAACGAATGTTGGACATGACAAATCTCCCTTTGAGGTCGTCATGACATGCGGCTCCGATCAGGGCGAAACCACCCGTTTCTTGCCGTTCGTTTTCAAAGCGCTATTTTGCGACAAAAAAGGGAGCTTCAGCATGCCGAACATCGATCTCGACTATCTTGCCAAGCAGAATGACAAGATACTGGAAGAACTCAGCGCGTTGCGGCGAGAGGTTACCGATCTCAGGGCGACTGCCGGACAATCGCTCGAAATAGACCGGCGCACAGATCCGCGCCGGCCAAGCGGCCTGTCACGCTAGCCTCAGCCGCGCTTGATGATCTCGAGCAACTCGTCGTCAGTCAGCGGCGTGACGGTGCCCTGCGCCGTCGAAACCGGTGAGAAACCGAACATCTGGTAAAGCTGCAGTGCGCGCGGATGGTCGAGATTATTGGTGGTTACCACGATCTTCTGCGGGTTCGAAAGCCACAGGGCATAGAGAGCCTGCAGCAGGAACCACTTGCCGATGCCAAGCCCCAGCGCGTGCTCTATCAGCCCGAAGTGACTAAGCTCGATCGTGTCCTCGTCGACGCGAAAATGTTCGAAGAAGCCGGCGGGCGCGCCGTTGACGTAGAGCACGCTGACGTCGTTGCGCTCGTCATGGAGAACGTTCGTCAGTTCCTCGTCGCTCATTCTCATCCGGTCCACCCACTGCCATCGGGCGCCGACCTGGCGGTAGAGATAGCGGTAGAACGGCAGCGGGATCTTCGGCGCCCGCATCACTGCGGCCTGGATGTTGATCGGGATCGCCAGGCTGGTCTTCGGCGGCGCAGTCATCTTCAATCGGGTGATCTGGACCGGTATCGATGCGATGGATGTTTCAGTCATGTTCAAGCCTTGCCGGTGGCGATGGGGGTGTCCTGCCGGCTTCCCCATTCCGTCCAGGAGCCGTCATAGAGCCGGTTGTCGCTGTGATCGAGTGATTCCAGCGCCAGCGTAATGATTGCCGCAGTGATACCCGAACCGCAACTGGTGACGACCGGCTTGGAAAGATCGATGCCGGCGGCCTCTATGGTCTGCTTCAGTTCGGACAGCGTCTTCAGCTTGCCACCGGTCGAAAAGGAGCCGGAAGGCAGGCTGCGGGCACCCGGCATGTGGCCGGAGCGCATACCGGCGCGGGGCTCGGGTTCCTCGGCTGCGAACCGGCCGGCGCTGCGCGCATCGGCAATCTGCATGGCGCCGCTGGAGACGATATCGCGCATGTCCTCGAAGCCGACCACGCGCTTGTCGTCGAATACAGGGGTGAAGGTCGCTGGCTGCGGATCCGGCGTCGTCGTTTCCAGCGGACGGCCCTCGGCCTTCCAGCCATCGAGGCCGCCATCCAGAACTACGACGTTGCTAGCGCCCATGATGCGAAACAACCACCAGACGCGCGGTGCCGAAAAGATACCGGGACCGTCATAGACGACGATCCGGTCGGTTACCGATATCCCGAGCTTGCCGACCTGTTCGGCGAAATAGTCCGGGGAGGGCACCATGTGCGGCAGGTCTGTGGAGTGATCGGCGATCTTGTCATGATCGAAACGGACGGCGCCCGGAATATGGCCGGCGGCGTATTCGGCCTCCGCGTCCCGCTTCTGCGCCGGAAGATAGAACGCGGCGTCGACCACCTTCAGGTCCGGAGCGCCAAGCTGCTGTTGCAGCCAGTCGGCCGATACGACAAAACGGCTTTGGTCGACACTCATGCTGATCTCCATGCTGTTCAGGCTTCTTGCCCGGGCGTTCCGAAGCGGATGCGAAAGCGCCGGTTTTCCTTGCCCTTTTTTTCGATCTTGGCGATGAAGATCGCGCCGACCTCCTGCGTCTCCGACACATGTGTGCCGCCACAGGGCTGGCTGTCAACGGACGAACTCTCGCCGATGCAGACGAGGCTGACCCGGCCAAGTCCTATCGGAGGCCGAACGTTCTTGGACTTGACGATGCCCGGATTGGCCGCAAGCTCTTCGTCGGTAATCCATTGCAGGGTGATCGGGTGATTTTCGTTGACGAGCGTCATAAGCTTCGCCGTCACATCGTCCTTGTCGATCGCCTCGCTCATGTCGAAGTCGACGCGGCTCTCGTCTTCGCCGACGGCAGCGCCTGTGATCGGGTAGGGGCAGACGACTGACAGGAGATGGCAGGCGGTGTGCATCCGCATCAGCCGGTAGCGGCGCGGCCAGTCGATGTGCAGAACCACTGTCTCGCCGACGGAAGGCACGGCCTCGCCTTCGAGCGGTGTGTGCAGGATAATGTCCTTGGTCGCGCCATGGCGGGCCTGGCCAAGCATGATCCTTGAGCCGTCGCTGCGTTCCAGAAATCCGGTATCGCCGGGCTGACCGCCCGATGTTGCATAAAAGCAGGTCCGGTCGACCTCGATGCTGCCGTCCTCGTGCACTGCAGTCACCGTCGCCTCGACGGTCGACAGATAGAAATCGTCACGGAAGAGCGCCTCGACTGTCATCGGCAATCACGCGACCCGTTCATAGGGAACGGAAATCTGCGGGGACGCCGTCAGCCAATCCGGCACAGGCAGGCCCTTTGATTTCAGGAAGTCCGGGTTGAAGAGCTTGGACTGGTAGCGGTTGCCATAGTCGCAGAGGATGGTGACGATGGTGTGCCCGGGGCCGAGATCCTTCGCCATCCGCATCGCGCCGGCTATGTTGATGGCTGAGGAGCCGCCGAGGCATAGCCCCTCATGTGCTGCAAGGTCGAAGACAATCGGCAATGCGTCCGCATCAGAGATCCGGTAGGCAAAATCAGGCTTGAAGCCCTCGAGATTGGCTGTGATGCGCCCCTGGCCGATACCTTCGGTGATCGACGATCCCTCGGATTTCAGCGTGCCATGCGCATAGAACTCATAGAGCGATGCACCTTCGGGATCGGCGAGGCCGATCTTGATGCCCTTGTTGAAGCCATGCAGACCTATCGCCGTCCCGGCCAGCGTGCCGCCGGAACCGACCGCGCAGATGAAGCCGTCGACCTTGCCGTGCGTATCATCCCAGATTTCGCGCGCCGTCGTCTCGATATGCGCCTGGCGGTTGGAGAGGTTGTCGAACTGGTTCGCCCAGATGGCGCCGTTCGGCTCGGTCTTTGCCAGTTGTTCTGCGAGCCGGCCGGAGACTTTGACGTAATTGTTGGGGTTTTTGTAAGGGGCAGCCGGAACTTCGACCAGTTCCGCGCCGAGCAGCCTCAGCGCGTCCTTCTTCTCCTGGCTCTGCGTTTCCGGGATGACGATGACGGTGCGATAGCCCAGCGCCTTGGCGACAAGAGTGAGGCCGATGCCGGTGTTGCCGGCCGTGCCCTCGACGATGACGCCTCCCGGCCGCAGCAGTCCCTTCTTCTCGGCATCGCGGATGATGTAGAGCGCCGCACGATCCTTGACGGACTGGCCAGGGTTCAGGAATTCCGCCTTGCCATAGATCGTCGAGCCGGTCGCCTCTGAGGCGCCCTTCAGCTTGATAAGAGGTGTGTGGCCGATCGCTTCGAGGACGGAGGGGTAAACGCTCATGGGATCTGCCTTCTGTTTGATCCTATTGTAAGAACGGTCTTTTCTCTCCACAAGGCGGCATTGGCAAGAAATACCGTTCTCATAGGGCGGCCGGTGCGATAAAATTCATTGGCTCCAAGCAATAAGTCTGCCTTGGTGATCTGTTGATTGACTTTTGGCGTAAGCGTCAGCAGAAAAGTTCGAGCGGGTGAACGGTCTTGGTCGGAACGAATATGGTGGGCAATCAGATCGATACTTTCGACGCGCTTATGGCGCATTATGTTGCCGGCTCGCTTCCGGAACCTGCCCGCATTCTTGTTGCTGCCCATCTCGAGATGCAGCCCATCAATCGTTTAATCGTCCATGATCTGGAAGCACTTGCAGGCGAGGCTCTGGAACAGATGCCCGCCGCAAATCCCGGTGACAGGAACGCCCGGCTTGCTGCAATTTTCGCGTCGCCGGCCTCGTCGGAACCGGCGCCACGACCGGTCGAAAGATCAGGTGACGGCGGGTTGCCACAGACGCTGCGCGATTTCATCGGTTACGATCTTGCGGATATCCCGTGGCGCAGCAAGTTGCCGGGCTTCAAGAAATACGGCCTTGGCGAAATCGATGGCTGCAAGGTGAACCTGATGTGGATCCGAGCCGGCAGGAAGCTGCCGACCCACACCCATGAGGGCGCCGAGTTGACGCTGGTGCTGGAGGGTGCATTCTCGGATGCGCGCGGCCGCTACGGGCCGGGCGAGATATCGATCGCCGACGACAGCATCGTACACCGGCCGGTCGCCGAAAACGACCGGCCCTGCATTGCCTTTTCGGTGCTCGAGGCGCCGATAAAATTCAAGGGGCCGCTGACGCGTCTCGTTGGCGACCTGCTCGGCTGAAAGCAGCCACAATAGCGTGCTATCGGCAGCGACAAACTGCTGGACAGGAACTTTCTGACATCGCCTGGTGTTGAACCGGACCCGCCGAGGAGCAAACGAGATGCGTGACTATGTCGCCCGACCCGATCATGGGATCGTCTGGATTTCCGGAGCCAGCTCGGGCATTGGACGGGCGCTCGCGCTCAAGCTGGCGGGTGAGGGGTACCGGGTCGCCGTGACCGCCCGCAACCATGACAAGCTGCTCGAACTCCAGTTGGAGGCGGCAGGACTTGCCGGCAGCATCATCGTTCTCGATGGCGACGTTACCAGTGCCGAGGACATGGAACACACCGTCGCCGCCATAGAGTACCAGCACGGCACTCTGGCCATGGCGATCTTCAATGCCGGCGTCTATCTGCCCGTCGACGGTGCGCATCTGAAACACGAGGACTTCGAGCGGAGCTTCTCCGTCAACTTGTCCGGCGTGGTCAATTGTTTGATCCCCGCAGTCCGTCACATGAAGACGAAGGGGCAGGGCCAGATTGCTATCGTCTCGTCTGTGACCGGCTACGGAGGGCTGCCGACAAGTGCTGCCTATGGAGCCACCAAAGCGGCGCTCATCAACATGGCCGAAAGCCTGAAATTCGATCTCGATAAACTCGGCATCCGAATCCAGGTCATCAATCCGGGCTTCGTCGATACCGAAGCCACAAAGAACAACCAATTCCCTATGCCGTCGCTGGTGACCGCCCAGGTCGCTGCCGATGAGATTGCCGCAGGCCTGAAGTCGCTCTCCTTCGAGATCAGCTTTCCGAAGAGTTTTACACTACGGTTGAAGCTGCTGAAATTCCTGCCCTACAATCTCTATTTCAAGGTCATCAACCGGTTTACCGGATGGCCCGAGCGCGCGGTGGAGTCTCCGCGCGATCCCTCTCCGCATCCAGCCGAGTAGCGGCTGGCCTGCTGCCGTCGATGCGGGAGCGCAACAGCTTGTGCGCTGCCTCGTCGAGCGGAAAATTCCACATAAGCGCCACGGCGGCGAGCTTCAGCGCGATGGGTATCCACGCATAGGCGATGGCCAGCGTCCAGAGAGCCTCCGGCCGGTTGCCGGCGCCGGCCGCAGCATCGAAGCCGAAGACAGATAGCAGCGGAAAAATCAGCCCAACACCCGCAGCCAGTGACAGCTTGGTGGCCAGACCCCAGGCCGCAAAATAGAGGCCGCCGCGCTGCGAGCCGGATTGGGCGGTGTCCACATCGATGACATCGGCCTGAATTGCCGGGGGCAGAGACAAATCGAACCCCAGCATAAGGCCCGTGACGATGCAGATCGCGCCAAAACCATAGAGCGAACCGGAAGGCAGCAGCGGTGCCGCGACGAAGGCGGCACAGGCAACGATCATCGCAATGCACCAGGCGCGGTGCTTGCCGAAGCGTCTGGCAGCCAGCGTCGCCAGCGGAACACCGGCGATGCCGAACAGGAAATACACGAACAGCAGCGGCCCGCGCGATTGCGGCAACCCAAGCCGGTCCGATACGAAATAGAGAAAGAGTGTCGCGGGGATGCCGTTTGCAAAGCCGTTGATGAAATACGCGATCAGCAGGCGGACGAACGGCATGTTTGCCGCAAGAAATCCGAGGCTCTGTCGGAGGGCTATCCCGGCGACGCTATGCTCGCGCGGTTCCGGCACGAAGATCACGGCTATCAGGCCCGAGACCGGCAGACTGATCGCGACCACGATCCCGAGCACGGCGAGCCCGGAAATTGGAGCTCCGCGCTCCATGCCGATGGCGAACGGCACGACGATGGCAATCAGCACCCCGATCAATGAGATGCCCTCGCGAAGGCTGGTCAGCGATGTGCGCCCGCTGTAGTCGTCGATAAGCTCCGCCCCCCATGCCGAATAGGGCACCATCGCCATCGTATAGCCGAGCGACAGCACTACGCCCCAGACGCCAAGCCACAGAAGCGTCACACCCGGTGGCGGCGAATAGAGCATCAGCGCGGCAAGCGAGGCGATGGGTACCGAAAGCGAAAAAAGCAGGCGACGTCGGCCGAAGCGAGGTCGGAAGCGATCCGCGACCATGCCGACCAGCGGATCGGATACGGCATCGAATATTCTCACCAGCAGCAGCACGAAGCCGACGCCGGCAAGGGGGAGGCCTATGGTTTCGGTGTAGTAGGTCGGCACCACCGCATAGAGCGGCAGGCCGAGCGCTGCGAGCGGCGCTGCCGGCAGCGCGTAAGCCAGAAGCCGCCACCAGCCGATCTGTCGTTGACCGCTCGACTGCGGTGAACGCAGTCCGTCCGCGTCACGCCCTGGCAAAAACCACCTGGCGCACGTCGATATTGCGCGAGAGGAAGCCCGCCTCGCAGTAAAACAGGTAAAAGTCCCAGAGCCGCTTGAAACGGTCATCGAACCCAAGCGGCTTCACCCGCTCCCAGGCGGCCCAGAAACGGTCGCGCCATTCAGCCAGCGTCCGGGCGTAGTCGAGCCCGAAACCGAAATCCTTGACCATCGACAGGTCGACCTTCCGGCTCAGCGCCAGGAGATGTTCCGGCGTCGGGAGCATGCCGCCGGGAAAGACGTATTTCTGGATGAAGTCCGGGTTGGCCTTGTACTTCGCGAAGGCCTCTGGCTTGATGGTGATGATCTGCAGGCCAGCCTGGCCACCCGGCTTCAGGCAGTCCTTCAACTTGGAAAAATAGGTCGACCAGTATTTCTCCCCAACCGCCTCGAACATTTCGATGGAGATAATCTTGTCGTAGACACCGGTTTCGTCGCGATAGTCCTGGAAGCGGAAATCGACGCGATCGCTGAGGCCAGCCTTGCGGATACGCTCTTCGGCGAAGACCAGCTGTTCGCGGCTGATGGTCAGGCCAGTAACGCGGCACCCCATTTCCCGCGCGGCGAATTCGGCAAACCCGCCCCAGCCGCAGCCGATCTCCAGCACATGGTCGCCCGGCTTGATGCCGGTGGCCTCTGCCAAGGCCCGGTATTTCGCATTCTGGGCCGACTGCAGGTCGTTGGCGCCGGTCGAATAGAGCGCGGAGGAATAGGTCATGCTCGGGTCGAGCCACGCTTTGTAGAAGTCGTTGCCGAGATCGTAATGCGCCGAAATATTGCGCTTGGATCCGGCCTTGCTGTTGCCGCGCATCCAGTGGCGGATCTTCTCGACGACCTGCATGATGCCGCCGGTGCCGTTGGCATACTGGTCGGCTGCTTCGCCGTTGATCAGGAAAAGCTGCAGGAAGGACACGATGTCGGGGCTGTCCCAATCGCCGTCCATATAAGTCTCCGCGACGCCAATCGTGCCCGTAAGCAGCGCCCGGTAGGCGAGCTTCCAGTTTCGCAGCGTCACGGCCGCCTTGGGACCCTCCATCTTGCCGACGACGACTACCTTGCGGCCGTCCGGCATCTGGATGGCGAGCGAACCGGTCTGCATCTGCAGCAGCCCGCGAAGGGCAAGTCGCGCCTTAAACGGCAATCCCTTGGAGACGCGCGCGATGTTGTCGTGCGTCAGAATCTCGGCGCCCTCGGCGAATTTCGTCCAGTCCTGCCTGTCAGTCATCGATGCTCCGGTAGCAATTGGCTTGGCTCCTGCACCTATATGATGTGCGACCGGGACTTGCCAGTCCTTGGCATCTATTGTCGGGGAATCCCAAGTCATTCTGCGGCCTCCAGGGTTATGCGCTGCGGCTTGATGCTGACGGGAGGCGGAGCCTTTGGCTTGGGGATGTATTTAGCCCCCTTGAGCCATAGCTTCAGTGCCTCCCAGTGAATGCCGGCGACGATCTTCAGGGTCAGGAATGGGATGCGGACTGTCAGCGCGAGAAGCGTCGCGGTTGCCATTGTCTGCCGACGTCCAGTGAATGTGGCCGCCAGCAACGGACCCTCCGCATCGGTTTCGAGGATACGCCAGCGAATTTCATCGCCCGGCGGGAGCATGCGGAAATGATAGCGCATCTGCATCGGGATGAAGGGCGAAACGTGAAAAATCTTGTCGCAGCTCTGGCGCAGTCCACTTTCGGTCATCTCGCCGTCGCTGACCGGGCACACATAGGTGTGCCGCTCGCCGAACGTGTTTCGGACCTCGTAGATGGCAGCCATCAAGCGCTCGTTGGCGTCGTAGGCGTAATAGACGGAAATCGGATTGAAGACGTAGCCGAGGATGCGCGGGTAGCAGACCAGCACGATGCGGGCGGCCCGTTCTGGAAGACCGGCGTCTGCCAGCAGTCCGTCGGCATAGGCGCGTAGCGTGGCACTGTCGCCGCAATGGTCCTTCTCATGGAAAGCCACCAGGTTTCTCTTGTTCACTGAAAACAGGGCCGACAGTCTGTCCGCCTCGACCAGACGATCGAGATCGACGAACAGCGAGAACACCCGGTACTGGAAGCGGTGTCCGAACGGCTTCATGCGCTGGTGCATCACCTCGCCGGTATAGAGCGCAGCGGGCACAAGAGGCACCGGACCGTTGCGCTCGAGGTTGACACCGCCCTTTTCCAGAGGCTTCCTCATACCAGGACTTCAAGTTCTTGCTTGGCACGGACGGCAGCCTGCCTCGGGGCGCGCCACGGGATGACGCCGCCGAGCGCCTCGGCTGCCGCGAGACCGGAGGTCAGGCCGTCTTCATGGAAGCCGTATCCAGTCCAAGCGCCGGCGAAATGGCTGTGGTTCCGCCCCTGTATGCTGGCAAGCCGCAATTGTGCATCCATACTGCCGCCGTTGAATTGCGGGTGGTCGTAGGAATACTCGGCAAACACCTTAGACGGATCGGGTTCGCGATCAGGGTTGAGGGTGACGAACAGGGGATGGTCGTCACGAATGCCTTGCAGCCGGTTCATCCAGTAGCTGACAGCGCAGCCTTTCTCGCCTTCGCCTGCGCTGGAGCGGAGATAGTTCCAGGACGCCCAGACCTTGCGGCGCTTCGGCATCAGGGAGAGGTCGCGGTGGAGCACGACACGGTTAGGGCCGTAGGGGATAGCGCCGAGCAGGCGTCGTTCTTCGGGCGTTGCGTCCTTCAGCATCGCCAGGGTCTGGTTGCTGTGGGCGGCAAAAATCACCTTGTCGTAGATCGCTTCGCGACCATGCTCGTCGGTGATCAACACGTGATCGTCGCGACGCTGGACGGCGCGGATACCGCATGACAGCTTCAGTCGGTCGCCGAGCGGTGACAGAAGCTTTTCCAGATAGTTGCGGCTTCCCCCGGTAACCGTGCGCCACTGGTGCTGCTTGAGGTAGATCAGGCGGTGATTGTCGAAGAAATTGACGAAATGCTCGGCGGGGAAGTCGAGCATCTGCGCTGCCGGTGTCGACCAGATGGCGGCCGCCATGGGGATCAGGTAGTTGTTGGTGAAGCCCGGCGAAAAACCCCGCCAGTCGAGGTAGTCGCCGATCGAGCGTTCGGCGAGATGGCCCGCGGCGCGGTCCGTAAGGCAGGTCTTGTTGAAGCGCATGATCTCGCGCACCATCCAGAGAAAGGATGGGCGTAGCAGGTTGCGTTTCTGGGCGAACAGCGTCCCCAGATTATCGCCACTCCATTCCATCCTGCCGCGGTCGAGCGATAGTGCAAAGCTCATGTTGCTGGCATGGGTTTTGACACCCAGTTCGGAAAATAGCGCCGTCAGGTTCGGATAGTTCTGCTCGTTGTAGACGATGAACCCGGTGTCGACGGAAATCGGCGTGCCGTCATAGTCGATATCGACAGTTGCCGTGTGCCCGCCCGCCCGGTCCGCCTTTTCGTAGAGCGTGACATCGTGCACCGGGTGAAGCGCCCAGGCGGCGGAGGTGCCGGAAACGCCGGAGCCGATTACCGCGATTTTCATGCGGTGGGCGCCGTTGTGTCCAGGGTCTGCAAACAGGGCGTTCATGCGGCGTCCTTTACTGCACTATAGGCTTTCAGCGCCCGGTCACGGGCCTTTGCGTGGTCGACGATCGGGTTGGGGTAGGTCTTGCCGAGGGCGATGCCCGCCTTGCCGAGCACCGATGCCGGTGCCTCGAACGGCCGGTGAATGTACTTGTTGCCGAGTTCGGCCAGTTCCGGAACGAACTCGCGGACATACGTCCCCTCGGGATCGAATTTCTCGCCCTGCAGGATGGGATTGAAGATGCGGAAAAACGGCGAGGCGTCGGCCCCGGAGCCCGCGACCCACTGCCAGGAGGCAGCATTGCTGGCGGGATCGGCATCGACGAGCGTATCGCGAAACCACTCCTCGCCCTTACGCCAATCGATCAGCAGATCCTTGATCAGGAACGAGGCGACGATCATGCGGACGCGATTGTGCATCCACCCATGCTTCCACAACTGCCGCATGCCGGCATCGACGATGGGGTAACCTGTGCGCCCTTGCGTCCAGTCCTCGAACAGATCCGTTTCCGTCCTCCATTCGAAGGCGTCGAAACGCTTGTTCCAGTTGGCGGAGGGAAGGGCCGGGAAGTGAAACAGCAGATGATAGGAAAAGTCCCGCCAGGCCAGTTCCTTGCGGAAATGGATGACGTCGTCCTGCGGCGTGCTCTTCGGGAGGTTGCGCGTCGCATACCAGATGCGGGCCGGCGATATCTCGCCGAGTGCCAGATGCGGAGAAAGCATCGAGGTCGCGGGCTTGGCCGGGAAATCACGATCCGCCTTGTAACCGGTCAGCGCCTCGTCGACGAAGTCGTCGAGCCGTTCGCGAGCCGATGCCTCGCCCGGCACCCAGACGTCGGAGAACGACAGCGCCCAGTTCGGCTTTGTCGGCAGCAGTTTCCAGTCCGACAATGGCTCGCTGTCCGGCCACGCTTCAGGGGCTGTGATTTCCTTCGGTGCATCCAGCGGCTCCGGCGGCTCGCCGCGGCTTTCGAGCGCCCGCCAGAACGGCGTGTACACGCGGTAGGGTGTGCCTCCGCCGGTCATCAGCTTCGAAGGCTCATGCAGCAGCTGGCCGGCGAAGCTGGTAGCCTCTATGCCGCGCTCGGCGAGTTGCCGCTTGATCTCGGTGTCGACGGCGATACCGGCCGGGTCGTAGCGGCGGTTCCAGACGACGCCGGTCGCGCCCGAGGTTTCGATAAGCCTGGAGAGCGCGGAAAGTGCCTCGCCGCTTGCAAATATCAGGTCGCTGCCAAGGTTGCGGAGAGACGCCTGAAGCGCGGTCAGCGAGTGGTGGAGCCACCAGCGCTGTGCGGCGCCGAGCGGTCCCGTGCCGTCTTTATCGGGTTCGCGTATATAGAGGGGAATGATCGGCCGGCCTTTTTCGCAGGCGGCATGCAGCGCGAGGTTGTCGTCGAGCCGGAGGTCCTTTCGGAACCAAAGGATGGTGCATCCGCTCGCCTTCGTCACTGCTGTCATCCCCCTTTTTCCTTCTGATTGAAGTCTGTTACGCATCTACGTTGTTGTCGGATCAAAGGTTTCAAGGCTTGCGGCGAAAACCCGCGCAGCCTTGTCCCCGGCGCCGGATGCCGCCGTGAAAGCAAGCGAAATGCAGTGTCGCATCAGATTCTCCGAGGGCTGTCACCGTTCTGTTATGCAACGTGGTTAGCTCTCCGGCCATATCGGCAAGGAGTGTAGCATGGCAGAAATCCGCATCGAACAGGTCCGCAAGGCCTATGGCAGCAACAAGGTTGTTCACGGCGTGGATCTGAATTTTCGTTCCGGTGAGTTTGTCGTCATCCTCGGGCCGTCCGGTTGCGGCAAGTCCACCCTGCTCAGGATGATCGCAGGCCTCGAGGATATCACCAGCGGCGAGATCGTCATCGACGACGTGGTTGTCAATCAGCTGGAGCCCCGCGAGCGCGGCTGCGCCATGGTGTTCCAGAAC carries:
- the sseA gene encoding 3-mercaptopyruvate sulfurtransferase; the encoded protein is MSVDQSRFVVSADWLQQQLGAPDLKVVDAAFYLPAQKRDAEAEYAAGHIPGAVRFDHDKIADHSTDLPHMVPSPDYFAEQVGKLGISVTDRIVVYDGPGIFSAPRVWWLFRIMGASNVVVLDGGLDGWKAEGRPLETTTPDPQPATFTPVFDDKRVVGFEDMRDIVSSGAMQIADARSAGRFAAEEPEPRAGMRSGHMPGARSLPSGSFSTGGKLKTLSELKQTIEAAGIDLSKPVVTSCGSGITAAIITLALESLDHSDNRLYDGSWTEWGSRQDTPIATGKA
- a CDS encoding DUF1203 domain-containing protein, with the protein product MSNIRFAAMPYADAEALWSGAADAYGRLPETTISDGPGNPCRHCLRNIDAGDAFLVFAYRPFPELQPYAETGPVFLHKVPCQRYAAEEVLPPVLSGTRDFIVRGYSDSNRIVYGTGAVTTTDDIPAYAETLLARPEIAYVHVRSARNNCYQCRIDKQKAPVHGEPGAFI
- a CDS encoding cysteine synthase A, with translation MSVYPSVLEAIGHTPLIKLKGASEATGSTIYGKAEFLNPGQSVKDRAALYIIRDAEKKGLLRPGGVIVEGTAGNTGIGLTLVAKALGYRTVIVIPETQSQEKKDALRLLGAELVEVPAAPYKNPNNYVKVSGRLAEQLAKTEPNGAIWANQFDNLSNRQAHIETTAREIWDDTHGKVDGFICAVGSGGTLAGTAIGLHGFNKGIKIGLADPEGASLYEFYAHGTLKSEGSSITEGIGQGRITANLEGFKPDFAYRISDADALPIVFDLAAHEGLCLGGSSAINIAGAMRMAKDLGPGHTIVTILCDYGNRYQSKLFNPDFLKSKGLPVPDWLTASPQISVPYERVA
- a CDS encoding alanyl-tRNA editing protein, producing the protein MTVEALFRDDFYLSTVEATVTAVHEDGSIEVDRTCFYATSGGQPGDTGFLERSDGSRIMLGQARHGATKDIILHTPLEGEAVPSVGETVVLHIDWPRRYRLMRMHTACHLLSVVCPYPITGAAVGEDESRVDFDMSEAIDKDDVTAKLMTLVNENHPITLQWITDEELAANPGIVKSKNVRPPIGLGRVSLVCIGESSSVDSQPCGGTHVSETQEVGAIFIAKIEKKGKENRRFRIRFGTPGQEA
- the ald gene encoding alanine dehydrogenase, whose product is MRIGCPKEIKNHEYRVGLTPAAVRDYVAHGHQVWIETKAGAGIGADDHAYAAAGAKIVGTAKEIFEGCDMIVKVKEPQPQEWAQLREGQILYTYLHLAPDPEQTKGLLASGVTAIAYETVTDDRGGLPLLAPMSEVAGRLSIQAGATALQKANGGLGVLLGGVPGVLPGKVTVIGGGVVGLHAARMAVGLGADVTILDRSLPRLRQLDDLFAGRVHTRYSSIQALEDEVFSADLVIGAVLIPGAAAPKLVTREMLTGMKKGAVIVDVAIDQGGCFETSHATTHSDPTYVVEGVVHYCVANMPGAVPVTSAHALNNATLHHGLALADRGLRAIAEDRHLRNGLNVHKGRIVNAAVAEALGYEAVAPESILNVA
- a CDS encoding SDR family NAD(P)-dependent oxidoreductase; translated protein: MRDYVARPDHGIVWISGASSGIGRALALKLAGEGYRVAVTARNHDKLLELQLEAAGLAGSIIVLDGDVTSAEDMEHTVAAIEYQHGTLAMAIFNAGVYLPVDGAHLKHEDFERSFSVNLSGVVNCLIPAVRHMKTKGQGQIAIVSSVTGYGGLPTSAAYGATKAALINMAESLKFDLDKLGIRIQVINPGFVDTEATKNNQFPMPSLVTAQVAADEIAAGLKSLSFEISFPKSFTLRLKLLKFLPYNLYFKVINRFTGWPERAVESPRDPSPHPAE
- a CDS encoding ChrR family anti-sigma-E factor translates to MVGNQIDTFDALMAHYVAGSLPEPARILVAAHLEMQPINRLIVHDLEALAGEALEQMPAANPGDRNARLAAIFASPASSEPAPRPVERSGDGGLPQTLRDFIGYDLADIPWRSKLPGFKKYGLGEIDGCKVNLMWIRAGRKLPTHTHEGAELTLVLEGAFSDARGRYGPGEISIADDSIVHRPVAENDRPCIAFSVLEAPIKFKGPLTRLVGDLLG
- a CDS encoding GNAT family N-acetyltransferase, producing the protein MTETSIASIPVQITRLKMTAPPKTSLAIPINIQAAVMRAPKIPLPFYRYLYRQVGARWQWVDRMRMSDEELTNVLHDERNDVSVLYVNGAPAGFFEHFRVDEDTIELSHFGLIEHALGLGIGKWFLLQALYALWLSNPQKIVVTTNNLDHPRALQLYQMFGFSPVSTAQGTVTPLTDDELLEIIKRG